One Malassezia restricta chromosome III, complete sequence DNA segment encodes these proteins:
- a CDS encoding chloride channel 3/4/5 — MANEYERFMTVDWVVDGRRERVKVQENEAKMRRIAEHMHEHSSVAWQALTAFVQRLPCSQSILAVLRMMSSWCNALFGRMRTPLLTTAESAVVVLVGGLIGINMALITVVAEWASDLKHGYCSAGWWLNKKFCCWEQMDPGGPGGGGHKGLQAVAAAAAAAAANVTTTTTALVSRNNSTDPVVQDTCPEWIEWAEWTLPSWCSYILISALLACASAVLVRSYAPYAAGSGISEIKCVLSGFTIRGFLSARTLAIKSLGLPLAIASGLSVGKEGPAVHVACCIGNTIAHALRWLVPSHAKLRELLTASSAAGVAVAFGSPVGGVLFALEEMTSHFPPHTMWRTFLCALASTVVLSFMNPYRTGKLVLFQVEYNDTWHYFEIVSFVLLGVFGGLYGEYVVRFHLQVQRFRRKYLSHLGVQEAILLAVITAMISFFNRFMRIEMTEMLEMLFQKCEGASDDDVLCQSRTQWSMFTSLLFATVLRFVLVILSYGCKVPAGIFIPSMAVGATFGRMVGILVKAVQMAFPSLSIFSSCPADRPCIVPGTYAMLGAAAGLAGVTRITVAVVVIMFELTGALTYILPIMLVVSTSKLVADMFGTGGISDQSIKFNGYPFLNIDDHVYGVTVEECLKGIPDVLYASGMPLHQVEAYLGRCTYRGFPVVRSSDDYALKGYMERQHLQQAIDRAHASRTLHPDTLCLFEPQSTAVYALATSQEAPPRHAPGPVESMSEEAMELREEPLQLGEWVDPAPLIVQPQMDLEVVADMFKRLGPRVVLACRSGQLVGIVTIKDLLRHMALHEQSYVSLDAASGAEFSVGQGELSDLLEAVWLWVCGLCSRTPWLRRFVAAESISTESVPLSEVSTTLYENES; from the coding sequence agcatAGCTCCGTCGCATGGCAGGCATTGACGGCGTTTGTCCAGCGCTTGCCGTGCAGTCAGAGTATCTTGGCCGTACTGCGTATGATGAGTTCATGGTGCAATGCGCTGTTTGGACGCATGCGGACGCCGCTTCTTACTACTGCAGAGAgtgccgtcgtcgtgcttGTTGGCGGGCTTATTGGCATCAACATGGCACTCATCACCGTCGTCGCGGAATGGGCCTCCGACCTCAAGCATGGCTACTGCTCAGCGGGCTGGTGGCTCAACAAAAAGTTTTGCTGCTGGGAGCAAATGGATCCAGGTGGCCCAGGTGGCGGTGGCCACAAGGGCCTTCaggccgtggcggccgcagcggcggccgctgccgccaATGTAACAACAACAACAACAGCACTCGTGTCCCGAAACAATAGCACCGATCCCGTCGTACAGGATACTTGCCCCGAATGGATCGAGTGGGCAGAGTGGACGCTGCCTTCATGGTGTTCATACATCTTGATCTCGGCCCTGCTGGCTTgtgcgagcgccgtgctTGTGCGAAGCTATGCGCCGTACGCCGCTGGCAGCGGCATCAGCGAAATCAAATGTGTGCTTTCTGGCTTTACAATTCGCGGCTTCCTTAGTGCTCGGACACTAGCCATCAAAAGCTTGGGTCTGCCCCTAGCCATTGCTTCCGGTCTCAGCGTCGGTAAGGAAGGACCCGCCGTGCATGTCGCCTGCTGTATCGGGAATACGAtcgctcatgcgctgcgaTGGCTCGTGCCTAGTCATGCgaagctgcgtgagctgcTCACGGCATCGAGTGCAGCCGGCGTCGCCGTGGCGTTCGGATCACCGGTAGGCGGCGTGCTCTTCGCACTCGAAGAAATGACTTCGCACTTTCCGCCTCATACCATGTGGCGCACATTTCTTTGTGCGTTGGCCAGCACCGTCGTACTTTCGTTCATGAACCCGTACCGCACCGGCAAATTAGTGCTCTTCCAGGTGGAATACAATGATACTTGGCACTATTTTGAAATTGTGAGTTTTGTGCTTCTCGGTGTGTTTGGTGGCCTCTACGGCGAATATGTCGTGCGCTTCCATCTACAGGTGCAGCGCTTCCGACGCAAGTACTTATCGCACCTTGGCGTACAAGAGGCTATTCTGCTCGCTGTCATCACAGCCATGATCAGTTTTTTCAACCGATTCATGCGCATCGAAATGACCGAGATGCTAGAGATGCTCTTCCAGAAATGCGAGGGCGCAAGTGACGATGACGTACTTTGTCAGTCGCGCACGCAATGGTCCATGTTCACGTCCCTCTTATTCGCGACGGTGCTCCGCTTTGTGCTTGTGATCTTGTCGTACGGTTGCAAAGTGCCGGCCGGCATCTTTATTCCATCTATGGCTGTTGGCGCAACGTTTGGTCGCATGGTTGGTATTCTTGTCAAAGCTGTGCAAATGGCATTCCCGTCGCTCTCCATTTTCTCATCATGTCCAGCAGACAGGCCATGCATTGTGCCTGGCACGTACGCAATGCtcggtgccgctgctggccTTGCTGGCGTCACTCGTATCACGGTCGCCGTCGTGGTCATTATGTTTGAACTGACAGGCGCCCTCACGTACATTTTGCCCATCATGCTCGTCGTCAGTACATCCAAACTCGTGGCCGACATGTTTGGTACTGGCGGCATCTCGGACCAATCCATCAAGTTCAATGGCTACCCATTTCTTAATATCGATGACCACGTGTACGGCGTGACGGTTGAAGAATGCCTCAAAGGCATCCCTGACGTGCTGTATGCTAGCGGCATGCCGCTGCATCAAGTTGAGGCATACCTCGGTCGCTGCACGTACCGTGGCTTCCCTGTCGTCCGCAGCTCCGACGACTATGCCCTCAAAGGCTACATGGAGCGCCAGCACCTACAGCAAGCAATTGACCgtgcacatgcatcgcgaACACTGCACCCTGATACCCTGTGCCTCTTTGAGCCACAGAGCACCGCAGTATATGCACTGGCTACGTCACAGGAAGCACCGCCTAGGCATGCTCCTGGACCTGTCGAAAGCATGTCGGAAGAGGCCATGGAGCTCCGTGAGGAGCCCTTGCAACTGGGCGAATGGGTCGATCCGGCGCCACTCATTGTACAGCCACAAATGGACCTTGAGGTCGTGGCGGATATGTTTAAGCGGCTAGGCCCGCGTGTCGTGCTCGCATGTCGCAGTGGTCAGCTGGTGGGCATTGTTACGATCAAGGATCTGCTTCGGCACATGGCTCTCCATGAGCAATCTTATGTCTCACTCGACGCAGCATCGGGTGCTGAATTCTCCGTGGGACAAGGCGAGCTCAGtgacctgctcgaggcaGTATGGTTGTGGGTGTGTGGTTTGTGCAGTCGCACGCCTTGGCTAAGACGCTTCGTCGCAGCAGAGAGCATCTCGACCGAGTCTGTACCCCTCTCCGAGGTATCTACAACCCTGTACGAAAACGAATCATAG
- a CDS encoding p24 family protein alpha, translating to MARAWSGVSWLWVVVCILALIKSVHPVYFYFEAGTSKCFYEQLPADTIVVGHYYLEEWDETQGHFDIPKDISLGIMVKHLDSEHMLVNSRGTADGRFAFNSHDAGNHEICFQTEFHGMPMHNGRLPEMRMHIDIIIGDAHRSNTQEDQEHAQDLLSRARSLNGKMRDLRKEQQYQREREMEFRNLSERTNGLVMWCIIAQIVVLLACCVWQLFNLRTFFEDKKFR from the coding sequence atggcgcgtgcatggtcgggcgtgtcgtggcTATGGGTCGTTGTATGCATACTGGCTCTAATAAAAAGCGTACATCCAGTTTACTTTTACTTTGAGGCAGGTACCTCAAAGTGTTTTTATGAACAGCTTCCTGCCGATACAATTGTAGTGGGGCACTATTACCTTGAAGAATGGGACGAGACACAAGGTCATTTTGATATTCCTAAAGATATTTCGCTAGGCATTATGGTCAAGCATCTAGATTCGGAGCACATGCTTGTGAATTCGCGGGGCACAGCAGATGGTCGCTTTGCGTTTAAttcgcacgacgctggcaATCACGAAATATGTTTCCAGACCGAGTTCCACGGCATGCCGATGCACAATGGACGGTTGCCGGAAATGCGCATGCATATCGATATCATTATTGGCGATGCGCACCGCTCGAATACGCAAGAAGACCAGGAACATGCGCAGGACCTGCTGTCACGCGCACGATCGCTGAACGGCAAAATGCGTGATCTGCGCAAGGAGCAACAGTACCAACGTGAGCGAGAAATGGAGTTCCGCAATCTGAGTGAGCGGACAAACGGGCTTGTTATGTGGTGCATCATTGCCCAAATCGTGGTCCTACTAGCGTGCTGTGTGTGGCAGCTGTTTAATCTCAGGACTTTCTTTGAAGACAAAAAGTTCAGGTAG